A region from the Coffea eugenioides isolate CCC68of chromosome 9, Ceug_1.0, whole genome shotgun sequence genome encodes:
- the LOC113783096 gene encoding WAT1-related protein At1g43650-like, which yields MRVLQGMREFYVERNKPYIVMIFIQFVYAGMSLLSKAAVNKGMNPYIFVVYRQAFATAALAPFAVFIERKTNSASLTYILLGKIFLTSLCGITMSLNLYYFALNYVSATFATAITNTIPAITFILAVCLRIEKISIQQRHGIAKILGSAVGLSGALVFTFYKGPPLYSSVHSSISHNDSKSYSKEDWIKGSLLMLLANFTWSVWLIMQGAVIKEYPAKLRLTALQIFFSSILSAAWAVGHERKAEAWKLGWNVNLLSVLYCGIVVTAVSYWLQIWIVQIKGPVFTAMFSPLALLITAIFSALIFKETLHWGSACGILLLVVGLYSVLWGKHKEANLEASEKHEAASLETGQKEKEEEEVREEEAKGEKTLESITCQ from the exons ATGAGGGTTCTGCAAGGCATGAGGGAGTTTTACGTGGAGAGAAATAAGCCTTATATTGTAATGATCTTCATACAATTTGTGTATGCGGGGATGTCTCTTTTATCCAAGGCAGCAGTAAATAAAGGAATGAACCCTTATATATTTGTTGTTTATCGGCAAGCATTTGCGACGGCTGCCTTAGCTCCTTTTGCTGTATTCATTGAGAG AAAAACGAATTCTGCTTCATTGACATATATCCTACTGGGCAAGATATTTTTGACTTCTTTGTGCGG GATCACCATGAGCTTGAATCTCTACTATTTTGCCCTGAACTATGTTTCTGCCACGTTTGCTACAGCCATCACAAACACAATTCCTGCCATTACTTTCATCCTTGCTGTTTGCTTAAG GATTGAGAAAATCTCAATTCAGCAACGTCATGGGATAGCCAAGATCTTGGGGTCTGCAGTAGGCCTTTCCGGGGCTCTAGTGTTTACGTTTTATAAAGGACCACCTTTGTATTCATCTGTTCACAGCAGCATCTCCCACAACGATTCTAAGAGTTACTCAAAAGAAGACTGGATAAAGGGTTCTCTGCTCATGCTCTTAGCCAACTTTACATGGTCTGTATGGCTCATAATGCAG GGTGCAGTTATCAAGGAATATCCAGCTAAACTACGTCTCACAGCTCTCCAAATTTTTTTCAGTAGCATACTGTCAGCAGCATGGGCCGTCGGCCATGAGAGGAAAGCAGAAGCATGGAAACTAGGATGGAACGTTAATCTCCTCTCTGTACTCTATTGT GGAATAGTTGTCACAGCAGTTAGTTACTGGCTGCAAATCTGGATAGTTCAGATCAAAGGCCCTGTATTTACAGCCATGTTCAGTCCACTTGCACTTCTAATAACAGCCATTTTCTCAGCTCTTATATTCAAGGAAACTCTACACTGGGGAAG TGCCTGCGGTATTCTGTTGCTGGTCGTTGGTCTTTACAGCGTTTTATGGGGAAAACACAAAGAAGCAAATCTAGAAGCAAGCGAGAAACACGAAGCAGCAAGTCTAGAGACAGGtcagaaagagaaagaagaagaagaagtgagAGAGGAAGAAGCGAAAGGGGAGAAGACACTAGAGTCCATTACATGTCAGTAA
- the LOC113783097 gene encoding uncharacterized protein LOC113783097 yields MSRFQYQDWLKIDLRYHSCSSEIKKIIVSQFSSHQRKYSTANGVLSPKVLPDEAYPILQSSALQHWFKNWQELRKHKLTASTFSGAIGFWPKRRVQLWLEKIGAIEPFSGNLATCWSNIKEEEALERYKLITGNTVCFPDFQVYRKTNHEEDDWLAASPDGLVESLIYGLPSRGVLEVKCPFYDGDMTKAFPWQRIPLHYIPQAQGLMEILDRDWMDMYVWTVKGSSLFRMYRDPEYWDALKIALSDFWWKHVHPARELYTNSAISNPLFELRSFRPAPRHELCSFLVYESKRIVDNSGLIMREIHGKLVD; encoded by the exons ATGAGCAGATTCCAGTACCAAGATTGGCTAAAAATA GATTTGAGGTATCACAGTTGCAGCAGTGAAATTAAAAAGATTATAGTCTCCCAGTTTTCCAGCCACCAAAGAAAGTATAGCACCGCCAATGGCGTCCTTTCTCCCAAAGTACTTCCTGATGAAGCATATCCTATTCTTCAATCCAGTGCTCTTCAGCACTGGTTCAAGAATTGGCAAGAATTGAGGAAGCATAAATTGACAGCAAGTACTTTTAGTGGGGCTATTGGTTTTTGGCCTAAAAGAAGAGTCCAGCTATGGTTGGAGAAGATTGGGGCAATAGAACCATTTTCTGGTAATTTGGCTACATGTTGGAGTAACATCAAGGAAGAGGAAGCTCTTGAAAGATATAAGCTAATAACAGGGAACACTGTATGCTTTCCTGATTTTCAAGTTTATAGGAAAACCAACCATGAAGAAGATGACTGGCTTGCAGCTTCTCCAGATGGGCTAGTTGAGAGCCTTATTTATGGTTTGCCCTCTAGAGGGGTTCTGGAGGTCAAATGCCCTTTTTATGATGGGGATATGACTAAAGCTTTCCCATGGCAGCGGATCCCTCTCCACTATATTCCACAAGCTCAAGGTTTAATGGAGATACTGGACCGAGACTGGATGGACATGTATGTATGGACTGTTAAAGGAAGTAGTCTCTTTCGGATGTATCGAGATCCAGAATACTGGGATGCTCTTAAGATAGCTTTATCTGATTTTTGGTGGAAGCACGTTCATCCGGCAAGGGAATTGTACACAAATTCAGCAATCTCAAATCCGCTTTTTGAGTTAAGATCATTTAGGCCTGCACCAAGGCATGAATTATGTAGCTTTTTAGTTTATGAGAGTAAAAGGATCGTTGATAATTCCGGGTTAATAATGCGTGAGATTCATGGAAAATTGGTAGACTAA